In one Paracoccus everestensis genomic region, the following are encoded:
- the hemB gene encoding porphobilinogen synthase, producing MPTPIIAPFPASRLRRLRRTPAIRAMVSECDVTPANLIWPIFVTEVPGAEGEISSMPGVERLTLDGARRAAERAARLNIPAICIFPHSDQDLKTETCERAWDPDNIGNRAIRAVKEAAPDLAVMTDIALDPYNANGHDGIVVNGEILNDETVEALVRMALVQAESGADILGPSDMMDGRIGALRGALEGAGHKHTAILSYAAKFASSFYGPFRDAVGASGRLVGDKKTYQVNPANRGEAIRCVARDLAEGADMVMVKPGLPYLDICRAVKDQFGAPTFAYQVSGEYAMLEGAIRNGWLSRDAMFESLLCFRRAGCDGILTYFAPQVAEAIAARA from the coding sequence ATGCCGACGCCGATCATCGCCCCCTTCCCCGCTTCGCGCCTGCGCCGCCTGCGCCGGACCCCTGCGATCCGCGCCATGGTGTCGGAATGCGACGTGACGCCCGCCAACCTGATCTGGCCGATCTTCGTGACCGAGGTTCCGGGGGCCGAGGGGGAAATATCCTCCATGCCCGGCGTCGAACGGCTGACGCTGGACGGGGCACGGCGGGCGGCGGAACGGGCGGCACGGCTGAACATCCCGGCGATCTGCATCTTTCCCCATTCCGATCAGGATCTTAAGACGGAAACCTGCGAACGCGCATGGGATCCCGACAACATCGGCAACCGCGCCATTCGCGCCGTCAAGGAAGCCGCGCCCGACCTGGCGGTAATGACCGACATCGCGCTCGATCCCTACAACGCCAACGGACATGACGGCATCGTCGTGAACGGCGAAATCCTGAACGACGAAACGGTCGAGGCCCTGGTGCGCATGGCCCTGGTCCAGGCGGAATCCGGCGCCGACATCCTGGGGCCGTCGGACATGATGGACGGCCGCATCGGCGCGCTGCGCGGCGCGCTGGAAGGGGCGGGTCACAAGCACACGGCGATCCTGTCCTATGCCGCCAAGTTCGCCTCCAGCTTCTATGGTCCGTTCCGCGATGCGGTGGGCGCATCCGGTCGGCTGGTGGGCGACAAGAAGACCTATCAGGTCAACCCTGCCAACCGAGGCGAGGCGATCCGCTGCGTCGCGCGCGACCTCGCCGAAGGCGCGGACATGGTCATGGTCAAGCCTGGCCTGCCCTATCTGGACATCTGCCGCGCGGTAAAGGACCAGTTCGGCGCACCCACCTTTGCCTATCAGGTCAGCGGCGAATACGCGATGCTGGAAGGCGCGATCCGCAACGGCTGGCTGTCGCGCGACGCCATGTTCGAAAGCCTTTTGTGCTTCCGCCGGGCGGGTTGCGACGGGATCCTGACCTATTTCGCGCCCCAGGTGGCCGAGGCCATTGCGGCCCGTGCCTAG
- a CDS encoding lipid-binding SYLF domain-containing protein, whose translation MSSLFQTRIDRRVLLRGVAGTAALALAGCSNAVGTNAGAELDARVDATHNYLIQNYPSAQALVQNARGVLYMPLMTEAALGVGGAYGQGALRIGGATVDYYSATRATVGLQAGAQQYAHVLIFQTDAALASFRASPGWLAGANAFYAIPQGGMALGADTITAQLPVVAMIFGQAGLMAGASIEGTKYTRVIPSEIPTLGFGGMGLPQMQMPQMPQMGRY comes from the coding sequence ATGAGCAGCCTTTTCCAGACCAGGATCGACCGTCGCGTGCTGCTGAGGGGCGTTGCGGGCACTGCAGCCCTGGCTCTTGCCGGATGCAGCAATGCCGTGGGTACGAATGCCGGGGCGGAACTGGATGCGCGGGTCGATGCGACCCACAACTACCTGATCCAGAACTATCCCTCGGCGCAGGCGCTGGTGCAGAACGCGCGCGGCGTCCTGTACATGCCCCTGATGACCGAGGCGGCGCTTGGCGTCGGCGGGGCCTATGGCCAAGGCGCGCTGCGGATCGGCGGGGCGACGGTGGATTACTATTCCGCCACGCGCGCCACCGTGGGCCTTCAGGCGGGCGCGCAGCAGTATGCGCATGTGCTGATCTTCCAGACCGATGCCGCGCTTGCGTCCTTCCGGGCCTCGCCCGGTTGGCTGGCGGGGGCCAACGCCTTCTATGCGATCCCGCAGGGCGGCATGGCGCTTGGCGCGGACACGATCACCGCGCAACTGCCGGTCGTGGCGATGATCTTCGGCCAGGCGGGACTGATGGCAGGCGCGTCCATCGAGGGCACGAAATACACCCGCGTCATCCCGTCCGAAATACCGACCCTGGGCTTTGGCGGCATGGGATTGCCGCAGATGCAGATGCCGCAAATGCCCCAGATGGGCCGTTACTAG
- a CDS encoding GntR family transcriptional regulator produces the protein MNAPARSTDPSAHEKLYRNLRSRIMLGELPPGKPLTLRGIAREYNLSMTPAREAVRRLVAEGALTMSASGRVTTPALSDDRIEELAALRALIEPELAARALPRAHFALIDRLAQMNARIADAVENHDAVGYIRCNLEFHRMLYLRAQAPAMLAMLETIWLQLGPTMRALYGRVKRNEPPRHHRMILAALRAGDEPALRLAVRADVTHGLRHLTSG, from the coding sequence ATGAATGCCCCCGCCCGATCAACCGATCCATCCGCCCATGAAAAGCTGTATCGCAACCTGCGCAGCCGGATCATGCTGGGCGAACTGCCCCCTGGCAAGCCGCTGACCCTGCGCGGCATCGCCCGCGAATACAACCTGTCGATGACCCCCGCGCGCGAGGCTGTGCGCCGCCTGGTGGCCGAAGGGGCGCTGACGATGTCCGCCTCGGGCCGGGTGACCACGCCTGCGCTGTCGGACGACCGGATCGAGGAATTGGCCGCCCTGCGCGCCCTGATCGAACCCGAGCTGGCCGCCCGCGCCCTGCCGCGCGCACATTTCGCGCTGATCGACCGGCTGGCGCAGATGAACGCGCGCATTGCCGATGCGGTCGAAAACCATGATGCAGTGGGCTATATCCGCTGCAACCTGGAATTTCACCGGATGCTGTATCTGCGCGCCCAGGCACCCGCGATGCTGGCGATGCTGGAAACCATCTGGCTGCAACTGGGTCCGACGATGCGCGCGCTGTATGGCCGGGTGAAGCGGAACGAACCCCCACGCCACCACCGCATGATCCTGGCCGCGTTGCGGGCGGGGGATGAACCCGCGCTGCGGCTGGCCGTGCGCGCCGATGTCACGCACGGGCTGCGGCACCTGACCTCGGGCTAG
- a CDS encoding M48 family metallopeptidase: protein MSKAFLTATAGQGKGRRMAEAFTIGNGMRIMCRRSGRARRMTLRVPRDGGPVVLTLPIHVALSDGAAFAESKAEWLLQAADRRPAPSIVRHGAVVPVSGERLALSPAAVRAAQVAGKALLLPATRPAGPVVQAFLKHKAMGHLRAACDRHAAALGRSYQAIVLRDTRSRWGSCTSDGRLMFSWRLAMAPPAVLDYVAAHEVAHLRHMDHSPRFWATVAGLVPDYAKHRDWLRRHGSELMAWQFRDPARD, encoded by the coding sequence GTGTCAAAGGCTTTTCTGACAGCAACGGCGGGGCAGGGCAAGGGCAGGCGGATGGCCGAGGCGTTCACCATCGGCAACGGGATGCGGATCATGTGCCGGCGGTCGGGCCGTGCCCGCCGCATGACGCTGCGCGTGCCGCGCGATGGCGGGCCTGTCGTGCTGACGCTGCCCATCCATGTTGCGTTGTCGGATGGCGCGGCATTTGCGGAATCCAAGGCGGAATGGCTGCTGCAAGCCGCGGATCGCCGGCCCGCCCCCAGCATCGTCCGACACGGCGCAGTGGTCCCGGTGTCGGGCGAGCGGCTGGCGCTGTCCCCTGCCGCCGTCCGGGCGGCCCAGGTGGCGGGTAAGGCGCTGTTGCTGCCCGCCACCCGCCCGGCGGGGCCGGTGGTGCAGGCCTTTCTCAAGCACAAGGCGATGGGCCATCTGCGCGCGGCCTGCGACCGTCATGCGGCGGCGCTGGGCCGCAGTTATCAGGCGATTGTCCTGCGCGATACGCGGTCGCGGTGGGGCAGTTGCACATCGGACGGGCGGCTGATGTTTTCCTGGCGTCTGGCGATGGCCCCGCCCGCCGTGCTGGACTATGTCGCCGCGCACGAGGTCGCGCATCTGCGCCACATGGATCATTCACCGCGTTTCTGGGCGACCGTGGCCGGGCTGGTTCCCGATTACGCGAAGCACCGCGACTGGCTGCGGCGGCATGGGTCGGAATTGATGGCCTGGCAGTTCCGCGATCCGGCGAGGGATTGA
- a CDS encoding FYDLN acid domain-containing protein has product MPKEEWGTKRLCPHCATRFYDLRANPMTCPACANQFSLESLTDRSGKTLVTEKTVARDTDDLVDDEEDLGDDAGELDDDLLEEDDDDGDVSLDDIADVAESDED; this is encoded by the coding sequence ATGCCCAAAGAGGAATGGGGCACGAAACGCCTGTGCCCGCACTGCGCCACGCGGTTCTATGACCTGCGCGCCAATCCGATGACCTGCCCGGCCTGCGCTAACCAGTTTTCGCTGGAAAGCCTGACCGACAGAAGCGGCAAGACGCTTGTCACCGAAAAGACCGTCGCCCGCGACACCGACGACCTTGTCGATGACGAGGAGGATTTGGGCGACGATGCAGGCGAACTGGACGACGATCTGCTGGAAGAAGACGATGACGACGGCGACGTGTCGCTGGACGACATCGCCGACGTTGCCGAAAGCGACGAGGATTAA
- a CDS encoding YybH family protein: MVKSPTSMSAVLCACALAATAAGADPASDVSAANSAWDAAFNAGDAKAVAALYAPDAIFLPATHDVIKGPQGVEEFFGGLFGMGVTGHKLELIEAEGNDDLLVGTAKWSANGKDAQGADQPWAGVATHVFERQEDGSLKLRVHTFN; this comes from the coding sequence ATGGTCAAATCTCCGACCTCGATGTCTGCGGTGCTGTGTGCTTGCGCTTTGGCGGCCACTGCCGCTGGTGCCGATCCCGCCAGCGATGTCAGCGCCGCCAATTCCGCATGGGACGCGGCCTTCAACGCGGGTGATGCGAAAGCCGTTGCGGCGCTTTATGCGCCGGACGCGATCTTTCTGCCCGCCACCCATGACGTGATCAAAGGCCCCCAGGGGGTCGAGGAGTTCTTTGGCGGACTGTTCGGCATGGGGGTGACGGGACACAAGCTGGAACTGATCGAGGCCGAGGGCAACGACGACCTGCTGGTCGGCACGGCCAAATGGTCGGCCAATGGCAAGGACGCCCAGGGCGCCGACCAGCCATGGGCAGGGGTGGCGACCCATGTCTTCGAAAGGCAGGAAGATGGCAGCCTGAAGCTGAGGGTGCATACCTTCAACTGA
- the guaB gene encoding IMP dehydrogenase, whose translation MQIREALTFDDVLLVPAASTVMPSTADVTTRVTRSIAMNIPLLSSAMDTVTESRMAIAMAQAGGMGVIHRNLTAEQQADEVRRVKRFESGIVYNPITLRADQTVGDARAFQERFNVTGFPVVDDEGRIVGIVTNRDMRFASDNRTPVRAVMTTDNLAMLNEPADRQQAIGLMKERRIEKLLIADSQGKLTGLLTLKDTEKSVLNPLACKDDLGRLRVAAASTVGDEGFERSQALIEAGVDMVVIDTAHGHSAGVAKAVERVKLFSNQVQVVAGNVATAEATRALIDAGADAVKVGIGPGSICTTRIVAGVGVPQLTAIMDAASAAGDVPIIADGGIKFSGDFAKAIAAGASCAMVGSAIAGTDEAPGEVILYQGRSFKSYRGMGSLGAMARGSADRYFQKDAATDKLVPEGIEGQVAYKGSANAVIHQLVGGLRAAMGYTGCATVEEMRRNCQFVRITGAGLKESHVHDVQITRESPNYRMG comes from the coding sequence ATGCAGATTCGTGAGGCGCTTACCTTTGATGATGTTCTTCTGGTGCCTGCCGCATCCACGGTCATGCCGTCGACCGCCGATGTAACAACGCGCGTGACCCGAAGCATCGCCATGAACATCCCGTTGCTGTCGTCCGCCATGGACACCGTCACCGAAAGCCGCATGGCCATCGCTATGGCTCAGGCGGGCGGCATGGGCGTGATCCATCGCAACCTGACCGCCGAACAGCAGGCCGACGAGGTTCGGCGCGTCAAGCGGTTCGAATCGGGCATCGTCTATAACCCGATCACGCTGCGGGCCGACCAGACCGTGGGCGACGCGCGGGCCTTCCAGGAACGCTTTAATGTCACCGGCTTTCCGGTGGTGGACGACGAGGGGCGCATCGTCGGCATCGTGACCAACCGCGACATGCGTTTCGCCAGCGACAATCGGACGCCGGTGCGTGCCGTGATGACCACGGACAATCTGGCGATGCTGAATGAACCGGCGGACCGCCAGCAGGCCATCGGCCTGATGAAGGAACGCCGGATCGAAAAGCTGCTGATCGCCGACAGCCAAGGCAAGCTGACAGGCCTCTTGACCCTGAAGGATACCGAGAAGTCGGTCCTGAACCCGCTGGCCTGCAAGGACGACCTGGGCCGCCTGCGTGTCGCTGCGGCCTCTACCGTGGGCGACGAGGGCTTTGAGCGCAGCCAGGCTCTGATCGAGGCGGGCGTGGACATGGTCGTGATCGACACCGCCCATGGCCATTCGGCGGGCGTCGCCAAGGCGGTCGAGCGCGTCAAGCTGTTTTCCAACCAGGTGCAGGTGGTCGCGGGCAACGTCGCCACGGCCGAAGCCACGCGTGCCTTGATCGACGCGGGCGCCGATGCGGTCAAGGTGGGCATCGGGCCTGGGTCGATCTGCACCACGCGGATCGTGGCGGGCGTCGGCGTGCCGCAGTTGACGGCGATCATGGACGCGGCATCCGCTGCGGGCGACGTGCCGATCATTGCGGATGGCGGCATCAAGTTTTCCGGCGATTTCGCCAAGGCGATCGCGGCGGGCGCAAGCTGCGCCATGGTCGGCAGCGCCATCGCAGGCACCGACGAGGCGCCGGGCGAGGTGATCCTGTACCAGGGCCGCAGCTTCAAGTCCTATCGCGGCATGGGATCCCTGGGTGCCATGGCGCGGGGCAGCGCGGACCGCTATTTCCAGAAGGATGCCGCGACCGACAAGCTGGTTCCCGAAGGGATCGAGGGGCAGGTGGCCTACAAGGGTTCCGCCAATGCGGTGATCCACCAGCTTGTGGGCGGCCTGCGGGCGGCCATGGGCTATACCGGCTGCGCCACGGTCGAGGAGATGCGCCGGAACTGCCAGTTCGTCCGCATCACCGGCGCGGGGCTGAAGGAAAGCCACGTCCACGACGTGCAGATCACGCGGGAAAGTCCGAACTATCGTATGGGCTGA
- a CDS encoding OmpP1/FadL family transporter gives MKKIMTGGAVLLISASPLIAGGIERAPQSLSVLFEEGNYAELSFGGVDPTVEGTDVGVPPNPFIPSGIPPSSTGDVAQGYGFVGLSYKHQFNDNISAAIIMEQPFGADIRYPLAPAGSPVLGGTRVEVNSTTFTALARYKFENNFSIHGGIRASKANGGVTLNGLGYNRIAPPYNLEIEDEWGMGYVLGAAYEIPEIAGRVSLTYNSSIDHDFEMTETGDVILGATNGLTDTISGRYTVKTPRSWTVEGQTGIAQDTLVFGSIRWVKWSEFIVDNAVFPITPPTGGTVPLVEVEDTTTYTIGVGRKLTDNWSASLSFVYEPSEGDTVSPLAPTNGRKGVTLAGIYTMDNIKITTGINYTRLGGSDVGIGETGNKTTVATMEDNHAWGIGVRIGYSF, from the coding sequence ATGAAGAAAATCATGACGGGCGGTGCGGTTCTGCTGATATCCGCATCACCGCTCATCGCGGGCGGGATCGAGCGCGCGCCGCAGTCCCTGTCGGTGCTGTTCGAGGAAGGCAATTACGCGGAATTGAGCTTTGGTGGTGTCGATCCCACCGTGGAAGGGACGGATGTCGGCGTTCCGCCCAATCCGTTTATTCCCAGCGGCATTCCTCCCAGCTCGACCGGCGACGTGGCACAGGGCTATGGCTTCGTCGGCCTGTCCTACAAGCACCAGTTCAACGATAACATATCAGCTGCCATCATCATGGAGCAGCCTTTCGGAGCGGACATCCGCTATCCACTGGCGCCGGCCGGTTCGCCCGTTCTTGGCGGCACCCGGGTTGAGGTTAATTCGACCACCTTCACGGCATTGGCGCGATACAAGTTCGAAAACAACTTTTCGATCCATGGCGGGATCCGCGCATCGAAAGCCAATGGTGGCGTGACCTTGAACGGGTTGGGATACAACCGGATTGCGCCGCCCTACAATCTGGAGATCGAGGACGAATGGGGCATGGGCTACGTCCTCGGCGCGGCCTACGAGATACCCGAGATCGCCGGCCGTGTGTCGCTGACCTACAACTCGTCCATCGACCACGACTTTGAGATGACCGAAACGGGAGATGTCATTCTGGGTGCGACCAACGGCCTGACCGATACCATCTCGGGGCGCTATACGGTCAAGACGCCGCGCAGCTGGACCGTGGAAGGTCAGACCGGCATTGCGCAGGACACCCTGGTTTTCGGTTCGATCCGCTGGGTGAAATGGTCCGAATTCATTGTCGACAACGCCGTCTTTCCTATCACTCCCCCGACAGGGGGAACGGTTCCGCTTGTCGAGGTCGAGGACACGACGACCTATACAATCGGCGTGGGGCGCAAATTAACGGACAACTGGTCCGCGTCGCTGTCGTTCGTCTATGAGCCCAGCGAAGGGGATACGGTTTCACCGCTTGCCCCGACCAACGGGCGCAAGGGTGTTACCCTCGCCGGCATATACACAATGGATAACATTAAGATCACGACAGGTATCAACTATACCCGGTTGGGTGGTTCTGACGTGGGCATCGGCGAAACCGGCAACAAAACGACCGTCGCCACGATGGAGGACAACCACGCCTGGGGCATCGGCGTCCGCATCGGCTACAGCTTCTGA
- a CDS encoding ATPase, with the protein MIYGSGGEWLGTSAKRIVLFGMSGLGKTYLANMLREAGDWFHYSVDYRIGTRYMGEFIADNFKREAMKVPFLRELLLSDSIYVASNITFDNLAPLSTYLGKPGSPSRGGLPFDEYCLRQNQHRRAEIAALLDTRHFMTRARDIYAIPHFVCDSGGSICEVVDPEDPADPVLQALERDLLMVWIKGSDAHTAELVRRFDRAPKPMYYQPEFLEKAWIAYRVEKGLDGDEVNPDDFIRWIYARALAHRQPRYEAMARRGVTILAEEVAEVRTPADFDRLIARAIDRKE; encoded by the coding sequence ATGATCTATGGCAGCGGCGGCGAATGGCTGGGGACAAGCGCCAAGCGCATTGTGCTGTTCGGGATGTCGGGCCTGGGCAAGACCTATCTGGCCAATATGCTGCGCGAAGCGGGCGACTGGTTCCACTATAGCGTCGATTACCGGATCGGCACCCGCTATATGGGCGAATTCATCGCCGACAACTTCAAGCGCGAGGCGATGAAGGTTCCTTTCCTGCGGGAACTGCTGCTGTCGGACAGCATCTATGTCGCCAGCAACATCACCTTTGACAACCTGGCGCCGCTGTCCACCTATCTGGGCAAGCCCGGAAGCCCCTCGCGCGGGGGGCTGCCCTTTGACGAATACTGCCTGCGCCAGAACCAGCACCGGAGGGCCGAGATCGCGGCCCTTCTGGACACGCGCCATTTTATGACCCGCGCCCGCGACATCTATGCCATCCCGCATTTCGTCTGCGACAGCGGCGGGTCGATCTGCGAGGTCGTGGATCCCGAAGATCCCGCCGATCCGGTCCTACAAGCCCTGGAACGCGACCTGCTGATGGTCTGGATCAAGGGGTCGGATGCCCATACCGCCGAACTGGTCCGCCGCTTCGACCGCGCACCCAAGCCCATGTATTACCAGCCGGAGTTCCTGGAAAAGGCCTGGATCGCCTATCGCGTGGAAAAGGGCCTGGACGGGGACGAGGTCAATCCCGACGACTTCATCCGCTGGATCTATGCCCGCGCCCTGGCCCACCGACAGCCGCGATACGAAGCCATGGCGCGGCGCGGCGTCACCATCCTGGCCGAGGAAGTGGCCGAAGTCCGAACCCCCGCCGATTTCGACCGCCTGATCGCCCGCGCCATCGACCGCAAGGAATGA
- a CDS encoding homoserine O-succinyltransferase, which translates to MPITLNENLPAYRILSDEGVMVMSPGRAATQDIRPLRIALLNLMPKKIQTENQFARLIGATPLQIDFQLIRMSDHESRNTAADHLESFYRPFRDVAATGEKFDGLLITGAPVEKLPFEDVTYWDELTQVFAWTQSHVHSTFGVCWGGMAMAWHFHRLEKHPLDHKAFGCFRHHNQAPASPYLRGFSDDVLVPVSRWTEVRQPDVDARPALRTLLASDQCGPCLLEDPGHRALYVFNHFEYDSTTLKEEYDRDVAAGRLINVPANYYPDDDPTRAPSNRWRSHAHLLYGNWINEIYQTTQYDLNRIGEG; encoded by the coding sequence ATGCCCATCACCCTGAACGAGAACCTGCCCGCCTATCGCATCCTGTCGGACGAAGGCGTGATGGTCATGTCTCCGGGCCGGGCCGCGACGCAGGACATCCGGCCGCTGCGCATCGCGCTGCTGAACCTGATGCCCAAGAAGATCCAGACCGAAAACCAGTTTGCCCGGCTGATCGGCGCCACGCCCCTGCAGATCGACTTTCAGTTGATCCGCATGTCCGACCATGAAAGCCGCAATACGGCGGCAGACCACCTGGAAAGCTTCTATCGCCCCTTCCGCGATGTTGCCGCCACGGGAGAGAAATTCGACGGCCTTCTGATCACCGGCGCCCCGGTCGAAAAGCTTCCCTTCGAGGACGTGACCTATTGGGACGAACTGACCCAGGTGTTCGCCTGGACGCAAAGCCATGTCCATTCCACCTTCGGCGTCTGCTGGGGCGGCATGGCGATGGCCTGGCATTTCCACCGGCTTGAAAAGCACCCCCTGGACCACAAGGCATTCGGCTGCTTCCGCCACCACAACCAGGCCCCGGCGTCCCCCTATCTTCGGGGCTTTTCGGACGATGTGCTGGTCCCCGTCAGCCGCTGGACCGAGGTGCGACAGCCCGACGTGGACGCCCGCCCTGCCCTGCGCACCCTGCTGGCCAGCGACCAGTGCGGTCCCTGCCTGCTGGAGGATCCGGGACACCGCGCGCTGTATGTCTTCAACCATTTCGAATACGACAGCACCACGCTCAAGGAAGAATACGACCGCGACGTGGCAGCGGGCAGGCTGATCAACGTGCCGGCGAACTATTATCCCGACGACGATCCGACCCGCGCGCCGTCGAACCGCTGGCGCAGCCATGCGCATCTGCTTTACGGTAACTGGATCAACGAGATCTATCAGACGACGCAATACGATCTGAACCGCATCGGAGAAGGATAG
- the ppk2 gene encoding polyphosphate kinase 2 gives MAQTPDLPLVGKITEALKAAPKDIRKLVEGADKDGILDPTYPYRRELDKKTYEAQMDQLQLQLVRMMGDVVATGKRLVVLFEGRDAAGKGGTIERTRENLNPRSASIVALPTPTEREAGQWYFQRYVDWLPAAGEITLFDRSWYNRGIVERVFGFSTEQQRNAFFRQLPSFEQTLVDDGIILVKLWLNVGRAEQMRRFLDRESDPLKQWKLSRIDVDGLAKWDDYTAAIRDTLNLSHSPIAPWTVIRSDDKRRARLAAIQTILGAVDFACKDMDQIGVADPAITGGPELLDR, from the coding sequence ATGGCCCAAACCCCGGACCTTCCCCTGGTCGGCAAGATCACCGAGGCCTTGAAGGCCGCGCCCAAGGACATCAGGAAGCTGGTGGAAGGCGCGGACAAGGACGGCATCCTGGATCCGACCTATCCTTATCGCCGGGAACTGGACAAGAAGACCTACGAGGCGCAGATGGACCAGTTGCAGTTGCAACTGGTGCGCATGATGGGCGACGTGGTGGCGACCGGCAAGCGGCTGGTCGTGCTGTTCGAGGGGCGCGACGCCGCCGGCAAGGGCGGCACCATCGAACGCACCCGCGAAAACCTGAACCCCCGATCCGCCAGTATCGTCGCCCTGCCCACCCCGACCGAACGCGAGGCGGGTCAGTGGTATTTCCAACGCTATGTGGACTGGTTGCCCGCCGCGGGGGAAATAACCCTGTTCGACCGAAGCTGGTACAATCGCGGCATCGTCGAGCGCGTGTTCGGCTTTTCGACCGAACAGCAGCGCAACGCCTTTTTTCGCCAGTTGCCAAGCTTTGAACAAACCTTGGTCGATGACGGGATCATCCTGGTCAAGCTGTGGCTGAATGTGGGCCGCGCCGAACAGATGCGCCGCTTTCTGGACCGGGAATCCGATCCCCTGAAGCAATGGAAACTGTCGCGGATCGACGTGGACGGGCTGGCGAAGTGGGACGATTACACCGCCGCGATCCGCGACACGCTGAACCTGTCGCATTCGCCCATCGCGCCCTGGACCGTGATCCGGTCGGACGACAAGCGACGCGCGCGGCTGGCCGCGATCCAGACGATCCTGGGTGCGGTGGATTTCGCGTGCAAGGATATGGATCAGATCGGTGTCGCCGACCCCGCCATCACCGGCGGGCCGGAATTGCTGGACCGGTAA
- a CDS encoding SDR family NAD(P)-dependent oxidoreductase — protein sequence MELRNSRAIVTGGASGLGAATAAWFREQGATVVILDRDAGDDPNHVQADVTSADSTAAAIAQAVDRMGGIDICVNCAGVVIGERTVGRNGPHDLDAFRRVVDVNLIGSFNVLRLAAAEMAGNGRTENGVIVNTASVAAFDGQKGQAAYAASKAAIAGMTLPLARDLAGLGIRVCAIAPGIFATPMLRGLPPDVQNGLAAEVTFPPRLGDPREFARMAAHIVENAYLNGEVIRLDGALRMR from the coding sequence ATGGAACTGCGAAACAGCCGGGCCATCGTCACCGGCGGCGCCTCGGGCCTGGGGGCCGCGACCGCGGCATGGTTCCGTGAACAAGGCGCCACCGTGGTCATCCTGGACCGGGACGCGGGAGACGATCCCAACCACGTCCAGGCCGACGTGACTTCGGCCGACAGCACGGCCGCTGCCATTGCGCAGGCCGTGGATCGCATGGGTGGGATCGACATCTGCGTGAACTGCGCGGGGGTGGTCATTGGCGAACGGACCGTCGGGCGGAACGGACCGCATGACCTGGACGCCTTTCGCCGTGTGGTCGATGTGAACCTGATCGGCAGCTTCAATGTCCTGCGGCTGGCGGCAGCGGAAATGGCCGGGAACGGGCGGACCGAGAATGGCGTGATCGTCAACACCGCATCCGTCGCGGCCTTTGACGGGCAGAAGGGCCAGGCCGCCTATGCCGCATCCAAGGCGGCGATCGCGGGCATGACCCTGCCGCTTGCGCGCGATCTGGCGGGCCTGGGGATCCGGGTCTGCGCCATCGCACCGGGCATCTTTGCCACGCCGATGCTGCGCGGGCTGCCGCCCGACGTGCAGAACGGGCTTGCGGCCGAGGTCACCTTCCCGCCCCGGCTTGGCGATCCGAGGGAATTTGCCCGCATGGCCGCGCATATTGTCGAAAACGCCTATCTGAACGGCGAGGTGATCCGCCTGGACGGCGCCCTGCGGATGCGGTGA